A stretch of DNA from Candidatus Marinimicrobia bacterium CG08_land_8_20_14_0_20_45_22:
TGTGCAGTTTGTGCGGCTTCAACGGTTTCTTCCGAAGTTTCATGCCAGATTCTTCGAGAGTTCGATCACCTTTCCGGTTATTGCAAGGAATGCACGCAGTGACCAGATTTGTCCACGAGTCGATGCCACCGTGTGATTTTGGGATAATATGATCAACCGTCAGTGGAACTCCTTTTGCTCCGCAATATTGGCAAATGAACCCGTCGCGCCGGAAAATATTCACCTTATTCAGCACGGCTTCCCAGTGGCGGACATGAACATACCTTTGAATGCGAATGATTGTCGGGATCGGATAATTGAATGAAACCGTCCGAAGAAACTGATGATC
This window harbors:
- a CDS encoding HNH endonuclease yields the protein MMMEKSIIHRSVLVLNQTYEPLHICDVRRAITLLLENKATMVKTTDHQFLRTVSFNYPIPTIIRIQRYVHVRHWEAVLNKVNIFRRDGFICQYCGAKGVPLTVDHIIPKSHGGIDSWTNLVTACIPCNNRKGDRTLEESGMKLRKKPLKPHKLHTLQRFLESPVDEWRPYLFLD